One genomic region from Oncorhynchus gorbuscha isolate QuinsamMale2020 ecotype Even-year linkage group LG13, OgorEven_v1.0, whole genome shotgun sequence encodes:
- the LOC123993987 gene encoding inward rectifier potassium channel 13-like: MTTKMTNDLDGNKVSSSPLLLSTSSPSYLSCQRLVTKDGHCALRSSPPSPGLWPSWASASAWLLALQDLWGAVVCLRWRWVLLAFCTSFVAHWLLFACLWYLLAHFNGDLAVEDHDAPPEGHVVCVKHITSFTAAFSFSLETQLTIGYGTMFPSGDCPSAIALLAVQMLLGLMLEAFITGAFVAKIARPQKRAGAIQFSPQAVVGQHQGQPCLMFRATNLLRRPLVDVEVSAVLYEERDDQVLHQTNLDFQLDRLGPRPCPFFIFPLTFYHILDRHSPLYPALREGSTSHFELVVFLSASQEGTGDACQKRTSYLRQEIQFERRFVPAMGLDKHGRYQVSSQHFGMAHCKEPLDKECVVQINGDGSDRME; the protein is encoded by the exons ATGACAACCAAAATGACCAACGACCTGGACGGGAACAaggtctcctcctcccctctcctgttgTCCACATCATCCCCATCCTACCTGTCTTGCCAGCGTCTGGTGACCAAGGACGGTCACTGTGCCCTgcggtcctcccctccctctcctggcCTGTGGCCCTCCTGGGCGTCTGCCTCTGCCTGGCTGCTAGCTCTACAG GACCTGTGGGGGGCAGTGGTGTGCCTGCGCTGGCGCTGGGTCCTCTTGGCCTTCTGCACCTCCTTTGTGGCCCACTGGCTGCTGTTCGCCTGCCTGTGGTACCTACTGGCCCACTTCAATGGAGACCTGGCGGTGGAGGACCACGACGCTCCTCCAGAGGGTCACGTAGTGTGTGTCAAACACATCACCAGCTTCACTGcagccttctctttctccctggaGACCCAGCTGACCATAGGGTACGGCACCATGTTCCCCAGTGGGGACTGTCCCAGCGCTATAGCCCTGCTGGCGGTTCAGATGCTGCTGGGGCTCATGCTGGAAGCCTTCATCACAG GTGCGTTTGTGGCTAAGATCGCCCGTCCCCAGAAGCGTGCGGGGGCCATCCAGTTCAGCCCCCAGGCGGTGGTAGGTCAGCACCAGGGCCAGCCCTGCCTCATGTTCCGGGCTACCAACCTTCTGCGCCGCCCcctggtggatgtggaggtcagTGCCGTCCTGTACGAAGAGAGAGATGACCAGGTCCTGCACCAGACCAACCTGGACTTCCAGCTGGACCGGCTGGGCCCCCGCCCCTGCCCCTTCTTCATCTTCCCCCTCACCTTCTACCACATCCTGGACCGCCACAGCCCCCTTTACCCAGCCCTGCGTGAGGGCAGCACCAGCCACTTTGAGCTAGTGGTGTTTCTCTCCGCCTCACAGGAGGGCACGGGCGACGCCTGCCAGAAAAGAACGTCCTATCTGCGCCAGGAGATCCAGTTTGAGCGGCGCTTCGTGCCCGCCATGGGGCTGGACAAGCATGGCAGGTACCAGGTGAGCAGTCAACACTTTGGCATGGCCCACTGCAAGGAGCCGCTGGACAAGGAGTGTGTGGTGCAGATCAACGGGGACGGGAGTGACAGGATGGAGTAA
- the LOC123993892 gene encoding EF-hand domain-containing protein D1-like has translation MASDELARELQPRLAAEPALLLNPSTPEEIPVKASDPVPGPQKKALVVIDDDTSELTAKLTRRLCINNGNSAPKQAKVFNPYTEFKEFSRKQIKDMENIFKRFDSGKDSFIDLMELKMMMEKLGAPQTHLGLKNMIKEVDEDFDGKLSYREFLLIFRRAAAGELLEESGLMALARLSEIDVSTEGVMGARAFFEAKVQALKVGSKFEAEIREEQEERKRQELDRKRRQAAFKELQSAFCS, from the exons ATGGCATCGGACGAATTGGCGAGGGAACTGCAGCCCAGGCTGGCCGCGGAGCCTGCTCTCCTACTCAACCCGTCTACACCAGAGGAAATCCCGGTGAAAGCGAGCGACCCTGTCCCTGGTCCGCAGAAAAAAGCGTTGGTGGTCATTGATGATGACACATCGGAACTCACAGCGAAACTCACCCGGAGACTGTGCATCAACAATGGGAACTCGGCGCCCAAGCAGGCCAAGGTGTTCAATCCCTACACGGAATTCAAAGAGTTCTCCcgcaaacagatcaaagacatggAGAACATTTTCAAACG GTTTGACAGTGGTAAGGACAGCTTCATAGACCTGATGGAGCTGAAGATGATGATGGAGAAGCTGGGAGCTCCTCAGACCCACCTGGGCCTCAAGAATATGAtcaaagaggtggatgaggactTCGACGGCAAGCTGAGctacagagag TTCCTGCTGATCTTCAGGCGAGCAGCTGCAGGCGAGCTGCTGGAGGAGAGTGGTCTGATGGCTCTGGCCAGACTGTCTGAGATAGACGTCTCCACAGAGGGAGTCATGGGGGCACGGGCCTTTTTCGAGGCTAAG GTGCAGGCTCTGAAGGTGGGCAGTAAGTTTGAGGCTGAGATccgagaggagcaggaggaacgGAAGAGACAGGAGCTAGATAGGAAACGGAGACAGGCTGCTTTCAAAGAGCTGCAGTCTGCCTTCTGCTCTTAA